From the Calliopsis andreniformis isolate RMS-2024a chromosome 4, iyCalAndr_principal, whole genome shotgun sequence genome, one window contains:
- the LOC143178168 gene encoding uncharacterized protein LOC143178168: MSGYLDSITLPPTLLHDPKYPPAMREKDSSPRKMPGHISPKQASIYPLSVRVPDVEELPYDLSHGHGRGLSSPTNQQQHQQQPHMSPAARPPQPLHQDELDCEPLDLRVDHKKERLRDENQNEIEVLNQNSLGSNLPYHTVLFPQTPAVHPLVLEAMWPHSQATSVPDLPKIQVRNLPTMVPLPPNRFSSTTSSTSSSSSQVVARIPSPGGQQQHSHPSQQQQSPSLPPYSISVQAGLKPKDRYSCKFCGKVFPRSANLTRHLRTHTGEQPYKCKYCERSFSISSNLQRHVRNIHNKEKPFKCPLCERCFGQQTNLDRHLKKHDADGPTILDEVRSRYHGQLPRADESYFEEIRSFMGKITSQRQGIPYFTGLLGHGADDFRSDKQQLQMEEKRGDSSYFSDRDNLSSRSSTTASRPESVQEEQREVNSPPVSPGNNT; encoded by the coding sequence ATGAGCGGATACCTCGACAGCATCACCCTGCCCCCGACGTTGCTGCACGACCCGAAGTACCCTCCAGCCATGCGGGAGAAAGACTCGAGCCCGAGGAAGATGCCGGGGCACATCAGCCCGAAGCAGGCGAGCATATACCCGCTGAGCGTCCGCGTGCCAGACGTGGAAGAGCTGCCGTACGACTTGAGCCACGGCCACGGCCGCGGCCTCTCGAGTCCCACGAACCAGCAGCAGCACCAGCAACAGCCCCACATGAGCCCCGCGGCCCGACCTCCGCAGCCGCTCCACCAGGACGAGCTGGACTGCGAGCCACTCGACCTCCGCGTGGACCACAAGAAGGAGAGGCTCAGGGACGAGAACCAGAACGAGATTGAGGTGCTGAACCAGAACAGCCTGGGCAGCAATCTTCCCTATCACACGGTACTGTTCCCTCAGACCCCCGCGGTCCACCCCCTGGTCCTAGAAGCCATGTGGCCCCACTCGCAGGCCACGTCTGTCCCAGACCTGCCCAAGATCCAGGTCAGGAATCTGCCTACCATGGTACCCCTGCCACCTAACAGGTTCTCCTCGACAACCTCCTCCACGTCGTCTTCCTCCTCCCAGGTTGTCGCGAGGATACCCAGCCCAGGTGGCCAGCAGCAGCACAGCCACCCCAGTCAACAGCAACAATCACCCAGCCTCCCACCGTACTCTATTAGCGTCCAAGCTGGCCTGAAGCCCAAGGACCGATACTCCTGCAAGTTCTGCGGCAAAGTGTTCCCCAGGTCGGCGAACCTGACGAGACACTTGAGAACTCATACTGGCGAACAGCCTTATAAATGTAAATACTGCGAGAGGAGCTTCAGCATCTCCAGCAACCTCCAGCGTCACGTcaggaatattcataataaggagAAACCATTCAAGTGTCCCCTCTGCGAGCGGTGTTTCGGTCAGCAGACTAATTTGGACAGACACTTGAAGAAGCATGACGCGGATGGGCCGACGATACTGGACGAGGTCAGGTCGAGGTACCATGGCCAGCTGCCAAGGGCAGACGAGTCGTATTTCGAGGAGATCCGTAGCTTCATGGGCAAGATTACTTCTCAGAGACAAGGGATACCTTATTTCACTGGGCTCCTGGGCCACGGAGCGGACGATTTTCGAAGCGACAAGCAGCAGCTGCAGATGGAGGAGAAGAGAGGAGACTCCTCCTACTTCAGCGACAGGGATAACCTCAGCTCCAGGTCGAGCACCACGGCGAGCAGGCCTGAGAGCGTACAGGAGGAGCAGAGGGAGGTCAATTCTCCGCCTGTGTCTCCTGGGAACAATACCTGA